In one Massilia endophytica genomic region, the following are encoded:
- a CDS encoding LytR/AlgR family response regulator transcription factor, with translation MRIIIVDDEMLARGVVREYLEAHGDVEIVAECANGFEAVKAITELEPDLAFLDIQMPKLDGFEVAELVGGKTRFIFATAFDQYAIKAFEYHALDYLLKPFSQQRFDQALAHVRAQLGAGSPVQRTEIDAVVRDVKAKPLGRVLIRDGAKVHVIPSEKIDYIEAQDDYVQVHSEGKAYLKNQRLSELEEQLEAGKFVRIHRSYLVNIESVSRIEQASKDSHAAVLKDGARLPISRSGYQKIRTLIQ, from the coding sequence ATGCGGATCATCATCGTCGACGACGAAATGCTGGCGCGCGGCGTGGTGCGCGAATACCTCGAAGCCCATGGGGACGTCGAGATCGTGGCCGAATGCGCGAACGGCTTCGAAGCAGTGAAGGCGATCACCGAGCTGGAGCCGGACCTCGCCTTCCTCGATATCCAGATGCCCAAGCTGGATGGCTTCGAGGTGGCCGAGCTGGTAGGCGGGAAGACGCGCTTCATCTTCGCCACCGCCTTCGACCAGTACGCCATCAAGGCCTTCGAGTACCACGCCCTGGACTACCTGCTCAAGCCCTTCAGCCAGCAGCGCTTCGACCAGGCGCTGGCCCATGTGCGCGCGCAGCTGGGAGCAGGGTCTCCGGTGCAGCGCACGGAGATCGACGCCGTGGTGCGCGACGTGAAGGCAAAGCCGCTGGGGCGGGTGCTGATACGCGACGGCGCGAAGGTGCATGTCATCCCCAGCGAAAAGATCGACTACATCGAAGCGCAGGACGACTACGTGCAGGTCCACAGCGAAGGCAAGGCCTATCTGAAAAACCAGCGCCTGAGCGAGCTCGAAGAGCAGCTCGAAGCGGGCAAGTTCGTGCGCATCCACCGCTCCTACCTGGTCAACATCGAAAGCGTCAGCAGAATAGAGCAGGCCAGCAAGGACAGCCACGCCGCCGTGCTGAAGGACGGCGCACGCCTCCCCATCAGCCGCAGCGGCTACCAGAAAATCCGCACCCTCATCCAATAG
- a CDS encoding helicase C-terminal domain-containing protein, giving the protein MSYTIAVRALCEFTAKAGDLDLRFTPSPTAQEGIAGHALVASRRDEGYEREISLHGEFGPLHVRGRADGYDPRRNQLEEIKTYRGDLAKMPANHRHLHWAQLKVYGHLLCAARGLESVKLALVYFDIGSQKETFITEDAKAGELRAFYEEQCGRFLAWAEQEIAHREARNEELKAMRFPHADFRPGQRQLAEAMYKASARGCTLLAQAPTGIGKSIGSLFPLLKASAEHGLDKIFFLAAKTSGRRMALDAAEAIQRSAPLLPLRVLELTARDKSCEHPDKACHGESCPLAAGFYDRLPAARSAALQRSMLDRAAVRETALGHQVCPYYLQSELARWADVIVGDYNYYFDISAMLFSLTQLNGWKTAVLVDEAHNMVSRARKMYSAELEHTGLRILRKSAPEALRKTLDRVHRQWNALEKEQDAEYRGYAELPEKFMGALQTAATDIGDYMAEYPQWFDADVLNFYFEALHFGRLAESFGQHSLFDITKSGSGTRASSVLCIRNIVPAPFLKPRFEAAHAAALFSATLSPWNYYSDTLGMPENTAWIDVESPFEAGQLDVHIAGHISTRYQHRERSLAPIARLMGEQYERRPGNYLAFFSSFDYMDKAAALFEQQHPGVPVWRQSRRMDEAERDAFLARFTEGGEGIGFAVLGGSFGEGIDLPGARLIGAFIATLGLPQLNPVNEQIRERMEAIFGAGYDYTYLYPGLQKVVQAAGRVIRTTTDRGTVHLIDDRFQRPDIRALLPSWWRLPGS; this is encoded by the coding sequence ATGAGCTACACCATCGCCGTGCGCGCCCTGTGCGAGTTCACCGCCAAGGCGGGCGACCTCGATCTGCGCTTCACGCCCTCGCCGACAGCGCAGGAGGGCATTGCAGGCCATGCCCTCGTTGCATCGCGCAGGGACGAGGGCTACGAGCGCGAGATCAGCCTCCATGGTGAGTTTGGTCCCCTGCACGTGCGCGGACGGGCGGACGGATACGACCCGCGCCGCAATCAGCTGGAAGAGATCAAGACCTACCGCGGCGATCTCGCGAAGATGCCCGCCAACCACCGGCACCTGCACTGGGCCCAGCTCAAGGTCTACGGCCACCTGCTGTGCGCTGCGCGCGGCCTGGAAAGCGTGAAGCTCGCCCTGGTCTACTTCGACATCGGCAGCCAGAAAGAAACGTTCATCACCGAGGACGCCAAGGCTGGCGAGCTGCGCGCCTTCTACGAAGAACAGTGTGGGCGTTTCCTTGCCTGGGCCGAACAGGAGATCGCCCACCGTGAGGCGCGCAACGAAGAGCTCAAGGCGATGCGCTTCCCGCATGCCGATTTCCGTCCCGGCCAGCGGCAGCTGGCGGAAGCCATGTACAAGGCCAGCGCGCGCGGGTGTACCCTGCTGGCCCAGGCGCCCACGGGCATCGGCAAAAGCATCGGCAGCCTGTTCCCACTGCTGAAGGCAAGTGCGGAGCATGGCCTGGACAAGATCTTCTTCCTCGCGGCGAAGACCTCGGGACGCCGCATGGCCCTCGATGCGGCGGAAGCCATCCAGCGCAGCGCGCCGCTGCTGCCGCTGCGCGTGCTCGAACTCACGGCGCGCGACAAGAGCTGCGAACATCCGGACAAGGCCTGCCATGGCGAATCCTGCCCCTTGGCGGCGGGCTTCTACGACCGCCTGCCAGCGGCGCGCAGCGCAGCCCTGCAGCGGTCCATGCTCGACCGGGCAGCGGTGCGCGAAACCGCGCTGGGCCACCAGGTCTGCCCCTACTACCTGCAGAGCGAACTCGCGCGCTGGGCGGACGTGATCGTGGGCGACTACAACTACTACTTCGACATCAGCGCCATGCTCTTCAGCCTCACGCAGCTGAACGGCTGGAAGACGGCCGTGCTGGTGGACGAAGCGCACAATATGGTGTCGCGCGCGCGCAAGATGTACAGCGCCGAACTCGAACACACCGGCCTGCGCATCCTGCGTAAAAGCGCGCCCGAAGCGCTGCGCAAGACGCTCGACCGCGTGCACCGCCAGTGGAATGCGCTGGAAAAGGAACAGGACGCGGAATACCGGGGCTACGCCGAGCTCCCGGAAAAATTCATGGGCGCCCTGCAGACGGCGGCCACGGACATCGGCGACTACATGGCCGAGTATCCGCAGTGGTTCGATGCGGACGTCCTGAACTTCTACTTCGAAGCCCTGCACTTCGGGCGGCTGGCCGAAAGCTTCGGCCAGCACTCCCTGTTCGACATCACGAAAAGCGGCAGCGGCACGCGCGCCAGCTCGGTGCTCTGCATCCGCAACATCGTTCCCGCGCCCTTCCTCAAGCCACGCTTCGAAGCCGCGCATGCGGCAGCCCTGTTCTCGGCCACGCTCAGTCCCTGGAACTACTACAGCGATACGCTTGGCATGCCGGAGAACACGGCCTGGATCGACGTGGAGTCGCCCTTCGAGGCCGGGCAGCTTGACGTGCACATTGCAGGCCACATCTCCACCCGCTACCAGCACCGCGAACGCTCGCTGGCGCCGATAGCGCGGCTGATGGGCGAACAGTACGAACGCAGGCCGGGCAACTACCTCGCCTTCTTCAGCAGTTTCGACTACATGGACAAGGCTGCGGCGCTCTTCGAGCAGCAGCATCCCGGCGTTCCCGTGTGGCGGCAGAGCCGGCGCATGGACGAAGCGGAGCGCGACGCCTTCCTGGCGCGGTTCACGGAAGGCGGCGAAGGCATCGGCTTCGCGGTGCTGGGCGGCTCATTCGGCGAAGGCATCGACTTGCCCGGCGCCCGGCTGATCGGCGCCTTCATCGCGACCTTGGGGCTGCCCCAGCTCAATCCGGTAAACGAGCAGATCCGCGAACGCATGGAAGCCATTTTCGGGGCGGGCTACGACTACACCTATCTCTATCCCGGACTGCAGAAGGTAGTGCAGGCAGCGGGCCGCGTCATCCGCACGACAACGGACCGCGGCACGGTCCACCTGATCGACGACCGCTTCCAGCGCCCCGACATCCGCGCCCTCCTCCCATCCTGGTGGCGCCTCCCCGGCAGCTGA
- a CDS encoding VRR-NUC domain-containing protein — protein MNKVLENAFYYLDNFHQVLQWIGERYSDLLNEEERGFIERFPLLPQPARALFVRMVMRKGVLFRASKLTYAEIGCTHDAAQPLSLEGWIEHDPVLTLDELFDLLQKPEIGKLFQLAAHEKAARKAEQLEALRERHEGSHRFSAWYADSGDHVYHVRAKALCDRLRLIFFGNYHQDWSEFVLSDLGVYRYEKVEFPPSARGFRSRRDIDDYLELHACRERFHEGEDPLAVLASLPPPSPDNEWLASRRHKLLFQMGQQLEKLRDWDGAFKVYRDCCYPGARSRAIRVLEKDEQIGLAYEWLRKAQEAPESEAERQHLLRMEPRLRRKLGHVRAAARKPTPVARLDLSLPMPETEWWVEGVVRDHLWREEAPVFYVENTLINSLFGLLCWDAVFAAVPGAFFHPYHHGPADLHSADFHRRRASQFAACFAQLEDGRYRETIRRNLALKQGIQSPFVYWGVMDEALLELSLSCIPALHMKKWFERILADVKANRSGFPDLIQFWPGEQRYNMIEVKGPGDRLQDNQLRWIDYCAQHEMPISVCYLQWA, from the coding sequence ATGAATAAAGTACTGGAAAACGCGTTTTATTACCTGGACAACTTCCACCAGGTGCTCCAGTGGATCGGCGAGCGCTACAGCGATCTGCTCAACGAGGAGGAACGCGGCTTCATCGAGCGCTTCCCCCTGCTGCCCCAGCCCGCCCGCGCCCTCTTCGTGCGCATGGTGATGCGCAAGGGCGTGCTCTTCCGTGCCAGCAAGCTCACCTACGCCGAAATCGGCTGCACCCACGACGCGGCCCAGCCCTTGTCCCTGGAAGGCTGGATCGAGCACGATCCCGTCCTGACGCTGGACGAGCTCTTCGACCTGCTGCAAAAGCCCGAAATCGGCAAGCTGTTCCAGCTGGCGGCCCACGAAAAGGCGGCGCGCAAGGCCGAACAGCTGGAAGCCCTGCGCGAGCGGCACGAAGGCAGCCACCGCTTCTCCGCCTGGTATGCCGATTCCGGCGACCATGTCTATCACGTGCGCGCCAAGGCCCTGTGCGACAGGCTGCGCCTTATCTTCTTCGGCAACTACCATCAGGATTGGTCCGAATTCGTGCTGTCCGACCTGGGCGTCTACCGCTACGAGAAGGTGGAGTTCCCGCCCTCGGCGCGCGGTTTCCGCAGCCGCCGGGACATCGACGATTATCTCGAACTGCACGCCTGCCGCGAGCGCTTCCACGAGGGCGAGGATCCCCTGGCCGTGCTCGCGAGCCTGCCGCCGCCCAGTCCGGACAACGAGTGGCTTGCCAGCCGGCGCCACAAGCTCCTGTTCCAGATGGGCCAGCAGCTGGAAAAACTGCGCGACTGGGACGGCGCCTTCAAGGTCTACCGCGACTGCTGCTATCCCGGCGCCCGCTCGCGCGCCATCCGCGTGCTGGAGAAGGACGAGCAGATCGGCCTCGCCTACGAATGGCTGCGCAAGGCGCAGGAAGCGCCCGAAAGCGAGGCCGAACGCCAGCACCTGCTGCGCATGGAGCCCCGGCTGCGGCGCAAGCTGGGCCACGTGCGCGCGGCGGCCCGCAAGCCCACGCCGGTGGCGCGGCTGGACCTCAGCCTGCCCATGCCCGAAACCGAATGGTGGGTGGAAGGCGTGGTGCGCGACCATCTCTGGCGCGAGGAGGCGCCCGTGTTCTATGTCGAGAACACCCTGATCAACTCCCTTTTCGGCCTGCTGTGCTGGGACGCCGTGTTTGCCGCCGTGCCGGGCGCCTTCTTCCATCCCTATCACCACGGCCCGGCCGACCTGCACAGCGCCGATTTCCACCGCCGCCGCGCCAGCCAGTTCGCCGCCTGCTTCGCCCAGCTGGAGGATGGCCGCTACCGCGAAACGATACGCCGCAACCTCGCGCTCAAGCAGGGTATCCAGTCGCCATTCGTGTACTGGGGCGTGATGGACGAAGCATTGCTGGAGCTCTCGCTGTCCTGCATTCCGGCGCTGCACATGAAGAAGTGGTTCGAGCGCATCCTGGCGGACGTGAAGGCCAACCGCAGCGGCTTCCCTGACCTGATCCAGTTCTGGCCGGGCGAACAGCGCTACAACATGATCGAAGTGAAGGGCCCGGGCGACCGGCTGCAGGACAACCAGCTGCGCTGGATCGATTACTGCGCCCAGCACGAGATGCCCATTTCCGTGTGCTACCTGCAGTGGGCATGA
- a CDS encoding phasin family protein, producing MFQNPEQFAAATKTLFEFQLDTFNTLTNRAVQSLEQVVALNIATARSGMENSLAAGREMGQAGSPKAAMEAAASKLQPHLSGTAQYNQQLGQILADLQREFHDAADAHMKEAKSNLSALIYDVTQHVPPGSDNAVQIVKTAIDNAYKGYEQVTAATRQAVANFEAQVAKAAAMAGQAPPAP from the coding sequence ATGTTCCAGAATCCCGAGCAGTTCGCCGCCGCAACCAAGACCTTGTTCGAGTTCCAGCTCGACACCTTCAATACCCTCACCAACCGGGCCGTGCAGAGCCTGGAGCAGGTGGTGGCGCTGAACATCGCGACCGCCCGCTCCGGCATGGAGAACAGCCTGGCCGCGGGCCGCGAGATGGGCCAGGCGGGCAGCCCCAAGGCGGCCATGGAAGCGGCGGCCAGCAAGCTGCAGCCCCACCTGAGCGGCACGGCGCAGTACAACCAGCAGCTGGGCCAGATCCTCGCCGACCTGCAGCGCGAGTTCCACGACGCGGCCGATGCCCACATGAAAGAGGCCAAATCCAACCTCAGCGCCCTGATCTACGACGTGACCCAGCACGTGCCGCCCGGCTCGGACAACGCCGTGCAGATCGTGAAAACGGCCATCGACAACGCCTACAAGGGCTATGAACAGGTGACTGCGGCCACCCGCCAGGCCGTGGCGAACTTCGAGGCCCAGGTGGCCAAGGCCGCCGCCATGGCCGGACAGGCGCCGCCCGCCCCGTAA
- a CDS encoding ATP-binding protein — protein MQTILIVSGPDFDPAALGAALATQPFAVQLTARGDEALGAVARSDVALVLLDAALAGSASMELIPRLANAGPDKPVPVMVMSSRPSDEEQATALQAGAAGYLRKPFSPQDAAEKIMVELTACNAWPVLPGAGDAAALEVNYHTLLAGSPDAIMLFDADRGLPIDVNRNAERLFGRSAGELMRMRLTELCPPIQPDGRASADAVQELIGKVMAGEIRVFPMSFQHAGGRRIDCEMRTVLLEKNGLRLLHMRLVDVTGERLAEALRTGQNQLLEMIARGAPQASILARLVRLMESQSDGLLCAVMLLDADGKTLHPAAAPSLPRDYVLTLEGQAVGTEEGACGAAVHRRAPVVVPDIERDSPWKAQRAMALAYGLRACWAMPIMLDADTVLGCIAMYYREVRTPRPADERLTGMATHLAGIAIERAQREAELQRHRLHLEELVQARTTELRQAKERAELGSEELSATLENLSATQDELVRRGKLSALGALVAGVAHELNTPIGNSLVAAGAMAERREALSGQLEAGLRRSELEAYLSAAREADSVVLRNLERAARLIDSFRQIAADADAAQRQHFLLDELVTQQLASMEAALPPPRPVIRRELTAGLAMDSYPAPLAHALESLFENSILHGLAGRQHGIVTVGAAPHGKDEAALWVEDNGAGIPPEHLGRVYDPFFTTRLGAGSSGLGLYILHNIVTGVLGGRVEAASEPGKGARFTLILPRTAPR, from the coding sequence ATGCAGACCATCCTGATCGTCAGCGGACCCGACTTCGATCCGGCGGCCCTCGGCGCGGCTCTGGCGACCCAGCCTTTCGCCGTGCAGCTGACGGCGCGCGGGGACGAGGCCCTGGGCGCCGTGGCCAGGAGCGATGTGGCCCTGGTGCTGCTGGATGCGGCCCTGGCGGGCAGCGCGAGCATGGAGCTGATTCCCCGCCTGGCCAACGCCGGACCGGACAAGCCCGTGCCGGTGATGGTAATGTCTTCCCGCCCCTCGGACGAAGAACAGGCGACTGCGCTGCAGGCCGGCGCCGCGGGCTACCTGCGCAAGCCCTTCTCGCCCCAGGATGCGGCCGAAAAGATCATGGTCGAACTCACAGCCTGCAACGCCTGGCCCGTGCTGCCCGGCGCCGGGGATGCGGCGGCCCTCGAAGTCAATTACCACACCCTCCTGGCAGGCTCCCCGGACGCCATCATGCTCTTCGACGCCGACCGCGGCCTGCCCATCGACGTGAACCGCAACGCGGAACGCCTGTTCGGCCGCAGTGCCGGGGAGCTGATGCGCATGCGCCTCACCGAGCTTTGCCCGCCAATACAGCCGGACGGCAGGGCTTCCGCCGATGCCGTGCAGGAGCTGATCGGCAAGGTCATGGCGGGCGAAATCCGGGTCTTCCCCATGTCCTTCCAGCACGCGGGCGGGCGCCGGATCGACTGCGAGATGCGTACCGTGCTGCTGGAAAAGAACGGCCTGCGCCTGCTCCACATGCGGCTCGTGGACGTAACGGGCGAACGCCTGGCCGAAGCCCTGCGCACCGGCCAGAACCAGCTGCTGGAGATGATCGCGCGCGGTGCGCCGCAGGCCTCCATCCTGGCCCGCCTGGTGCGGCTGATGGAAAGCCAGTCCGATGGCCTGCTGTGCGCCGTGATGCTGCTGGACGCCGATGGAAAGACCCTGCACCCGGCCGCGGCGCCCAGCCTGCCGCGCGACTATGTACTGACCCTCGAAGGCCAGGCCGTGGGCACCGAGGAAGGCGCCTGCGGCGCCGCCGTCCACCGCCGCGCGCCGGTGGTGGTGCCGGACATCGAGCGCGACTCTCCCTGGAAGGCGCAGCGCGCCATGGCCCTCGCCTACGGCCTGCGCGCCTGCTGGGCCATGCCCATCATGCTCGATGCCGACACGGTCCTGGGCTGCATCGCCATGTACTACCGCGAGGTGCGCACGCCGCGCCCCGCGGACGAACGCCTGACCGGCATGGCCACCCACCTGGCGGGCATCGCCATCGAACGCGCCCAGCGCGAGGCTGAGCTGCAGCGCCACCGCCTGCACCTGGAGGAGCTGGTGCAGGCCCGTACCACGGAGCTGCGCCAGGCCAAGGAGCGTGCGGAATTGGGCAGCGAGGAACTGTCCGCCACCCTGGAGAACCTGAGCGCGACCCAGGACGAGCTGGTAAGGCGCGGCAAGCTGTCCGCCCTCGGCGCCCTGGTCGCGGGCGTGGCCCACGAGCTGAATACGCCCATCGGCAACAGCCTGGTGGCGGCGGGCGCCATGGCGGAGCGGCGCGAAGCCCTGTCCGGCCAGCTGGAGGCGGGGCTGCGCCGCTCGGAGCTGGAAGCCTACCTCTCGGCGGCGCGGGAGGCGGACAGCGTGGTGCTGCGCAACCTGGAGCGCGCCGCACGCCTGATCGACAGCTTCCGCCAGATCGCCGCCGACGCGGACGCGGCCCAGCGCCAGCACTTCCTGCTGGACGAACTGGTGACCCAGCAGCTCGCCTCCATGGAAGCCGCCCTGCCCCCGCCCCGCCCCGTCATCCGGCGCGAGCTGACGGCAGGCCTGGCCATGGACAGCTACCCCGCCCCGCTGGCCCACGCCCTCGAGAGCCTGTTCGAGAACAGCATCCTGCACGGCCTGGCCGGACGGCAGCACGGCATTGTGACCGTCGGCGCCGCGCCACACGGCAAGGACGAAGCGGCGCTCTGGGTGGAAGACAACGGCGCCGGCATTCCGCCCGAGCATCTGGGCAGGGTGTATGATCCCTTCTTTACCACCAGGCTGGGCGCGGGCAGCTCCGGGCTTGGCCTTTACATCCTGCACAATATTGTGACGGGTGTGCTGGGCGGGCGGGTCGAAGCGGCCAGCGAGCCCGGCAAGGGCGCCCGCTTCACCCTCATCCTGCCGAGGACCGCACCACGATGA
- a CDS encoding NF038122 family metalloprotease — MKRLFTAAALAVAASSSFAETTFNFTFLDQTPLEAQDAFRAAGARWSALLRDDVTVYLTLGLSPLGPVSIGRTQISDQLYAYSDVREALIKDASSATDATAVAHLPRGDYVNMLINRTSNSPFGDGSPMPYLDNNDNYNNALLRIAHAEAKAIGLSNAPATLDVCSGPCDAFIQFNSDERVVQYDFNPNDGIDPGKIDLVGLAAHEIGHALGFRSGVDVLDLLSPQPPAGGANPDDFFVEVTGLDLFRYSALSTPSHVIDWTADERVKYFSLDGGVTVGPEFATGRIYGDHKQASHWKDDLGLGLMDPTQDPGELCVIALNDLTALDAIGWDLASSLPPPIPEPSMLAMLASGLLILGRAAQKSAIFRKSTN, encoded by the coding sequence ATGAAACGCCTGTTCACCGCTGCCGCGCTGGCCGTCGCGGCCAGCAGCAGCTTCGCCGAGACGACTTTCAATTTCACCTTCCTTGACCAGACCCCGCTGGAGGCCCAGGATGCCTTTCGCGCGGCAGGCGCCCGCTGGTCCGCCCTGCTGCGGGACGACGTGACCGTCTACCTGACCTTAGGTTTGAGTCCGCTTGGGCCGGTCAGCATCGGCAGGACCCAGATTTCCGATCAACTCTACGCCTACAGCGATGTCCGTGAGGCGCTGATAAAGGATGCCAGCTCCGCCACGGACGCTACGGCCGTGGCCCACCTGCCACGCGGCGACTACGTCAACATGCTGATCAACCGCACCAGTAACAGCCCTTTCGGGGACGGCAGCCCGATGCCCTATCTCGACAACAACGACAACTACAACAACGCCCTCCTGCGCATTGCCCATGCCGAGGCCAAGGCTATTGGCCTGTCGAATGCGCCCGCCACCCTGGATGTCTGCAGCGGGCCCTGCGATGCCTTTATCCAGTTCAACAGCGACGAGCGTGTCGTCCAGTACGACTTCAACCCCAACGATGGCATCGATCCCGGCAAGATCGACCTGGTCGGCTTGGCGGCGCACGAAATCGGACATGCCCTGGGCTTCCGCAGTGGCGTGGACGTCCTCGATCTCCTGTCGCCGCAGCCCCCTGCCGGGGGCGCCAATCCCGATGATTTTTTTGTCGAAGTCACCGGTCTCGACCTATTCCGCTACTCGGCGCTGAGCACCCCCTCGCACGTGATCGACTGGACCGCCGATGAACGCGTCAAATATTTCTCCCTCGATGGCGGTGTCACTGTTGGCCCGGAATTCGCCACCGGCCGGATCTACGGCGACCATAAGCAGGCCAGCCACTGGAAGGACGATCTCGGCCTTGGCCTGATGGACCCGACGCAGGATCCAGGCGAGCTGTGCGTCATCGCGCTCAACGACCTCACGGCACTGGACGCCATCGGCTGGGATCTCGCCTCGTCGTTGCCCCCGCCGATTCCCGAGCCCTCCATGCTGGCGATGCTGGCGTCCGGCCTGCTGATCCTGGGCCGCGCGGCGCAAAAGAGTGCAATCTTTCGCAAAAGCACAAATTGA
- a CDS encoding NF038122 family metalloprotease — translation MKRLIAAAALAAAASSSFANPTFNFTFVPGTSAQAQQGFIDAGARWSSLLTDNVTINLTVGFNPLGPGILGQAASAEQFYSYTNFRTALTADITSGLDTSAVAHLPGGNSFGMLINRTSNNPNGAGSATPYVDNNGNANNSTLSITTAEAKALGLAVAPQTVQGCIGNCDGFIQFSSNFTFDFNPNDGIAGNAFDFVGVAAHEIGHTLGFISGVDVLDFNAPPNGGPFPDFEFTYVSGLDMFRYSAQSTAQGVIDWTADARSKYFSVDGGATVGPQFATGLTFGDGDQASHWKDSLNIGLMDPTAGQGELLHITANDLMAIDAMGWNLVPIPEPSVLMMMIFGLLLLGGRAARGSAPFRKSGN, via the coding sequence ATGAAACGCCTGATCGCCGCCGCCGCGCTTGCCGCCGCGGCCAGCAGCAGCTTCGCCAACCCCACCTTCAACTTCACCTTCGTCCCCGGCACCTCCGCGCAGGCCCAGCAAGGCTTTATCGACGCGGGCGCGCGCTGGTCGTCCCTGCTGACGGACAATGTGACCATCAATCTCACGGTGGGCTTCAATCCTCTCGGCCCGGGCATCCTGGGCCAGGCCGCCTCTGCCGAACAATTTTACAGTTACACCAATTTCCGAACGGCGCTCACGGCCGACATCACCTCCGGCCTGGACACCTCGGCCGTCGCCCATCTGCCCGGCGGCAACAGCTTCGGCATGCTGATCAACCGCACCAGCAACAACCCGAACGGCGCGGGCAGCGCCACACCCTATGTCGACAACAACGGCAATGCCAACAACAGCACCCTGTCGATCACCACGGCGGAAGCGAAGGCCCTGGGCCTGGCGGTCGCGCCGCAGACGGTGCAGGGCTGCATCGGCAACTGCGACGGCTTCATCCAGTTCAGCAGCAACTTCACCTTCGACTTCAACCCCAACGACGGCATCGCGGGCAACGCCTTCGACTTCGTGGGCGTGGCAGCGCATGAAATCGGCCACACCCTGGGCTTCATCAGCGGCGTGGACGTGCTCGATTTCAACGCCCCGCCCAATGGCGGCCCCTTCCCCGATTTCGAATTCACCTATGTGTCGGGCCTGGACATGTTCCGCTACTCGGCCCAGAGCACGGCCCAGGGAGTGATCGACTGGACGGCCGACGCGCGCAGCAAATACTTCTCCGTGGATGGCGGCGCCACCGTGGGGCCGCAGTTTGCCACCGGCCTCACCTTCGGCGACGGCGACCAGGCCAGCCACTGGAAGGACAGCCTGAATATCGGCCTCATGGACCCCACGGCTGGCCAGGGCGAGCTCCTGCACATCACCGCCAACGACCTCATGGCCATCGACGCGATGGGCTGGAACCTCGTGCCGATCCCCGAGCCCAGCGTGCTCATGATGATGATCTTCGGCCTGCTCCTGCTGGGCGGCCGCGCAGCGCGGGGCAGCGCTCCGTTCCGGAAAAGCGGCAATTAG